tctctctctctctctctctctctcttatttttcaTCCCTTTCCCGCATTCTCTTGCGTAATATGGTAAATCGGACGCgcgtccggttaacctccctgctttcttttccttctttccctcaTACTTCTCTTGTAAAACGTTCTGCTACTGAATATGGATTGGTACCAACTTCTCCTATTTGCAATCTTAACATTAATCGTTACAAATGTTCCGAATGTATGACTTCATGTTCCTTCTTGAAATAAAGATAGCGATCTATACGTTCACTTGTGCAGGTTGTCTGCGTAGCAGATAGACAGAATCCTGCAAATTACGCTAGACTCAATCGATTTACATAGGCACTACTGTCCGCTACTGTGCTTAGTATACCAACCCAAATGTGAGTCTCGTGATGATCTTGACGACAATAAGAGTGTTTTGTTTGCAACAACAACCCAGGAAAATTCTGGTGCACTACCGGAGATACGATAAAATAATTTTCATTTGCGCTTAGCAGCAGCCAGAAACTTACTGCAAGGAAGTCGATGAGCTCGGTCATAGTGTCATTCTGAAAAACAAAAAATGTAGGTGGACATCTTAACATTCTGTCAGAAAACCTTACTGTGTGAATGACCCTTTTCTCTATTGCTTGTGCTGTATCTACAGGTGCCTTATCTTAGAGAACCTTCGGAGCAATGACAGATTATTGATCAAAACAAAGGGGTACGAGTTAGGGAAAACTTACGGAATAACTTGTCAAAAAAGAAATAGGCTGAGTTGAGGTTCTATCAAAGGCTTTGGGTTGAGTATGAAAACTCACGGTTAATTCCTATAATACACCAGCCTGCCCTGTTTAAACCGTAGTTCACGACTCAGTTTCCGGGCcaggacatcttttttttttcctttagttcAAAGTTCGCTTTCTGTAGAACATGTATGGCGATCGTTTGCGTCATAATACATGGTAATATAATTTGGATGGTCATGTTCTTTGAGTCACCTTTCCCAGAATATTTCACAGAATGGATTTGGTTAATATGTTGTCTCCGATACTTCACAGAGGTTAACAGCGCCTCGTACTGGTTGCTGGCATCATCATGTTCTTTAGCGATGCGTAAGGTCTTCGTTTTTACTTACTCTGAGCGTTTCGCCTTCCAAGCAGACCAAGCGGGATGAATTGATGCACTGAAAAGGGAACACTTGTTGTTGGTATCAAATATTTGTGCTATAATGCATTACTCGTATCACTTTGCTATTATGGTGCAACATGCGTGAAACAATACGAAGAAACGCAAGACAGCAAAGTGTGGCCAGGAAAAACATACAAGACAGAAAGAAACGTTATTTCCTGTCTCGCCATTCCTTCTCAGTGCTTCGTGTTTTTACACTATAACAAGTATGAAACCACTAGCTCAGGTTCCGGTAGCGATACATTACATTATCGaggaaactttctttttttttttttgcgagaagcTCGTTTCACCGAACTATTCTCCACGATAGGGACCAGAACGGTTCGGTATCTGCGCTGTGTTCTCTTAGCAGAACGTTTTCTTTTATCTTGGCAAGAAGAACGAGATCAGACAATAGTGTGACATCTTTTAATATGGTATGCTTGTGGAGCGCCGTTGCACGTGTTCTAAGATCCCACAAAGTTTGTACAGCAAATTTCCATACTCTCCTCAGTCTCGCATTGGGGCTCATTTCGGGTATTTCGTCAGGGCTCAATTTCTACCACGTTTCCTCCTTCAAGTTAACATGGAAAGGCGTGATCTTCCTTGAAAATACGGTTTTTAACTCGTGCCATTTACAAAACTCGGCTTCAAAATCCAAGCATCTTCTGATTATCATTCCGTGGGACTAGATGAACGTATCCATGTTATCAGCATCCAGTTTGAAACGGGCGGGCAATTGATGCCGCCAAGCTCGTTTTTAATCTTTGTACTGCTTTTTTTCATCAGACCTTAAGGCTTCTTGTTCATGTTAAGATGCCATAAAACCAGAAGAAATGGACATACGCACCATCGGCGCACGGCAACGTAGAACATCCCTCCCTTCGATGCTTTATCGCCTATcgcttacaaaaaaaagaaaaaaagttctcaATGTGACATATCTGGCTTAAGAATGCTGTTAATTTCGTaattatttcttaaatgtggcatGGGGAAAGTGCCAATTTATGGTTATCTTTGTTGCGCATAGGTTATGCGACAGTCGGCAGGCAGACCGCCGAGGCCTTCTGATAATCACTGTGTCTGTTCAGATTCTTAGACAAGGGGATGGTGACGAATTCCACAGCTGGTACAATCGAGGAGCTCTGCCTTGGCAGCACTCGGAGGAGGCAATGTGTCGGAATGCGAGATGCGATGAAATGTCCAGGATAGAGGCGTGGTTGTACTGTTCCTATCGACGTCTAGCACTCTCACCATACAGAAGACCTTGCTATCTGTAACCAAATCCAAGCGCCAAGAAATTCGTTTATGGCTTGTGACTACGAAAGCATTTAACCATTGGCTTCTGGGGAAAAGGAGGGGGCGATTCTGTTAGTGGCCACCTTGTGGACATTTCCATTGCGTCTGCTGCTGAAATCCTGATTGGCTGGTAGCACCTGTCTCCTTCTGAAGTGTACCCCAGCCCAgacaatcagaacttcagcagcagcccAAAAGGACATGActactaggtggacacttacagaataccccccccccaaACTGTACATTGAGAAATCGGTCAACTACGCCGTGTGCTGACTCTTAAGCGGCAGCGCTAACACAACGCAGcactcgcctccccccccccccacccttgccACATGGTGGCTCTACAATCAAGTGCGCTGTCCATCCACTGAGCCCATTGCCTGCCTACTCAGTGCCAACCTCGCAACTTATATCATCGAAACGTAACTCGAACAATGAAGCCAAGTAGAACTCCACAACATTCGCATTTCGCGCTGTTTCTGTGGTGCCATGAACGAAGTCACCTGATTCAGGATGTAAGAGGGAACTTTGTGTCTGTGtagataataaaaataaaaacaagaaaacgcaGCGACCAGCGAGCTTAACCAGGCGGACGTCCGTTTAGTTACCTTGCACGGGAAAAAGACGATGAGGgattaaagaaagaaggataaagcAGAAGGAGAGAGTTCACGAACGTACAGTTGCATACGCAGGAAGGCTATACGCGTCTTCTAAGGTCTTTGATTCCTACAAAACAAAGAAATCCAGTGAACATAGTTCCTGAAGCTCGTCTCACTTAAAAGTGTGGCTTGATATCAACCAAGTATTTGAAGCAAAGTTTGTGCGGGTCCGTGCAATCGCGTTCCGACAATGCCAAAATTGGATTTTCCTTTTCAGTGAAGCATCAGATTTGCAACTCCTGCATTCAACTTACCTCACTGATCCCGAAGGATGTTGGCAGGCTGATGTTTACAGGTGGCCCGCACGTTACTGTGCCGGGAAGGCCATTGTCACAGCGAAACAAAGGCAGCCCGAATGGGTTGCATAGCATGTTGGCTACTGCGATGGGATTGACATCTGAAAAAGCCACGGGTTTTAATCACAGTTAGCAATTCCTGAATAGGTCCTATTATTCGAGTAGTTGTCCTCTTGAAATACTGTGAcaacagcaaaaaacaaaaaaagatcttttttttttccgtgagtGACAGAGCCATCCTGAACAGAAGCTCGCATCAAGCTTTTATTTAGCCCCTTGTCATCAAAGAACAAGTTTTTCTTCTATTAACAATAAAGACTCTGGTCATGTTCAAGGATTTGGACAAGTGCTTAAAAGTGGCCGTGCTTTCTCTCGGATGTAGGGCTCATTGTCCTACGTGGATCACTGTCAAAATAAACGCTAAATTAGCATTTCGCTATGGATAACAAATCAGTTTTGCCACGGTAGCGCGGGAAACAATTTTCACCAATATTGGTCGGCCAAACGTGTAACATAAAAACGTTTATTCCTCATGAAATGCATTTACGTTCAAGTCACGCTTCTCTGAATACTGATTGGGTGTTCCCACACTCGGGGGACCGCACTGTACATACTTTGTCGTACTTTATAACTAATCGCTTAGCTACATTTCCCATTCATATACGTGTTTTCTTTTGCGGATAATATTCGCATACTTGCCTAACCTTGTATATCGTATCTCTAACGTTAATGCTATGCAAGCTCGAACATGTCACACATTATTAGTTTGTTTGACGACATTATAGGTAATGCTTGTTTATTTATGGGATCCAAATTTTATGAACGCCAGAAATATTGTCCTGTTCATTAAGCGTCTCATCTCAGTAACGCTGGCATGACGCTCTGGCGTCCAATAATTCGTATGAATTCGTACAAAACCGTAATTTTTTTCTGAGACTTTCTTAAACAAAGACTAATTTGAGCTAACCTGATTGCGCCCTGGAAAGCACTCCGGCGGTTAACGCTCTTAGGTAGAACAGAGCTTGAATCGGTCCCGTGACTTGTGGCATCATTCTAAATACGCACTGtaaggaaagaagaaaacatcAGAAAACATGAGAGCGTATTCGTCacttacttttctttttgctttacaTTGTAAATAATATCTCTAAGACATGACGGTTGACTCACACATTTCTTATGGGCACTTATATGGCCTAAGAACTTTGTCAATCCCGGCCCTGCAGGTTCTACGTTCTCTTACAACTACTGAAGCAGGCGAAACTGGCTTACCGCTTAGCCGAAGTCTTTTCTTCCACTGAGCCTTTGAAACATCGAAATACAACATATTGTATGCTTAAGACCAATTTATAATATATCatgactcagtggctatggtgttgggctgctgagcacgaggtcgcgggatcgaatcccggccacggcggccgcgtttcgatgggggcgaaatgcgaaaacacccgtgtgcttagattgaggtgcacgttaaagaaccccaggtggtcgaaatttccggagtcctccactacggcgtccctcataatgagaaagtggttttggcacgtaaaacctcataatttttatAATATATCATGAACGTTTCTTAACGTTCTATATTGAAGGAAATTCCTCCGAGACAGTGAGGAATAATGAGAATATCTCTGCTCTGTAATAATTTGACTTTTTCTTCTACACTAATCAAAATTCATTGAATTTATCTGGTTCTGACGTAGTAGAAATAAATTTATGCCCTGCAAGTATTTAACAACGCACAGATCGCAGCATAACGCTCCCTCTTAGGACcaacgctttcattttttttctgcaacgtGGAAACAACACGATTGAGACCAAGAATACGGATAACAGCATTTTCTGGCGCTTTATTAATGTGACTGCTTACCGTGAAAATTCTTATAACTTCCACCGTCGCATTTTCCTGAAATAGAAATGTCGGACGCTAGAGATCACACCAGTCAAAAATGTCACATCGGTCCTTTTCTAcgaatgaaataaaaagaaatctagAAATCTAGGAATTAGGTTAGCACAATGAAAGAACAGCATCAGTTGAGAGAAACTCACTGAACGCCTGCAAGAATGTCTAAATGCAATGTGTTTAGCTACAGTTTTCACAAAGTGACGCAGTTGAGCTTGcagggaccgaattcacaaagtgTTTCGGTCGTAAGCACTGTTTGCCATTTGCCGACAGCCTGCTCAAATGATATTTCAAACATCATGATACAACAGTGATGTATGcaggaaagaaggaaaacgaaataaactttattaaaaagaatggcccgGCAAGtatccttttttttgtgtgtgtgagtggcGAGCCCAAGCAGCACCTCCTAGATAGCACGATACATGCGCACTCTGATCCATGACGTCGTGCTACGCAGATCGACTGCCATGGAATCTAATGACGATGCTCCCGATGAAGCTGTGGTGATTGTAGCGTCACCACTTTCGTCACACCGGGCTTGGCCACGGAAATTTCGGGCCTAGTAGCATGACCTCATAAAGCAGAATACACAGGTCTTGCGCTATCTGGGGGGTTGTGGCCCAACGCCCACATTCACAGAAAGCTCTTGCACTAGAAACTTTCATAATAACAAACGGCAACCTTTCATAGCGCTGGGCATTAGTAAAGGCAGCCGGCCAACCCAACCAATGCTTACGAACCAAAAGTTTTGGGAATTTGTCAGCAGCAGTTTTAGTGAAGAAATTTGTGAAGACTCTACGCTTGTGGCGGTAGTGTGCGCTTGTTCTGTGATAATTCAAGGCACCTTTGGTAATTATTTACAGAAGTTAAAATTTTACCAACCGCTCTCCAGGGGCTTTCATCATTAGTTGTGTACGCATTGCATACTGAGTTCCTTTGAAGGTTGATAAGCCTTCTAGTCTATCTGCGGTGATCTTTTGAACATCGCCTCCGAGCTCCATCCTCACGAGCGTAAGTGAGCCCTGAAGAACCTGCGTTTGGGCTACGTGGACGTGTAAAGTGCGCCACAGCTGCACATGGTAGTGGAGTAGTCATCGCGAACATGGGAAGACGGGAGAGGTTCTCGCTGAAAGCGCACATTGCAGGTGATGGTGTAAAAGTGACTACTCACAGGCCGGTCCAAGCAGTAGTCGGGAGTCAGGCCGAGACACTTGAAGATAAAATGGAAGAAAAAGCGAAATTAAAGAATGTTATTCACTGCGAGCTCTGCGATATCGGTAACCAATGTTACGTCGTGTATCGGACGCTCTCTTTTGCGATGTAATAAGACCATGATTTGAGCGGTTACTTCAAATATGAAATGAAGCAGTTTGAACTCGTAACATGGGGGTCGCCAAGTCTTTTACCTTCTTTATGTCACACCTGAGTCACTGAAATTTCAGCTTCTAAGGAACACCCTCCCTTATATCTAATAGGTTTAAAACCGTTTGCACCTGTGCTTAGCAAAATTCAATAGTTGGAGAGGGCTAATTACCAGTTCAAGAAAACGTTTCCCGCCgacaacactgacacgaaggTTCATTTCTGTTCATGTCAGTGTTTACGGCCTGAAACATTTTCTTGCAATTTGCAGTCAGGAAGCGCAGGCAAACACTATTTTCAAGCTAATTAGCAGGTTCTCCTAAGTTCCACTTTCACCAGTGTTACATAGTAAGTTCACTTCAGATTAAGAATGCAGCGCACCAAATAATACAATACGCGAACTATTGGGCTAACAAGTAGTGGAAATGAGCGTATGCTCTAGCGTATGCAGGGTATGTATTCACCGAAATTTCAGCTTCTAAGGAACACCCTCCCTTATATATAATAGGTTTAAAACCGTTTGCACCTGTCTGAGTCGTCTACTCACCGTTCCCAAGGCAAGTACATTGGGCAGTTGTGTTTCGGTACACTGGCCTGAAAATGTACACATGTCAGACTAAAAttaagggtaaaataaataaaggttAACAGCTACATGAAACCGAAAAAACAATGAAACCTAAAGAACACTCAGAAAGTTATTTGTTATCTTatccgaaagtaataaataagacTGGAAAAGGCAAATCATATAAGAAGAAGACAATTTGCGGCCGTGGGAGCCAAGCCCACATGTGCAAAATTAGGTGCcaagaaaaatgcaatgtaattaaactgtttttttttctatgtcgCTGTTGTTCGGCCTAAATCGGTGCTTGCTGTTAGAACGAGGCAACTAGTCGAAAGTTTGGCCCTTTCCGCAGTGTCACTCAGGCAAGTTAGCACATATGTAAGGACGAACGCAAATTAGGACAAAGCTAAATCTGAGATTGAGCGCGTCGGGCTGAATATgactttatatatttatttattagtttgtttacattttttttagttACTCGTGGCATACGAAATGTTTAAAGCTTTTCTTGCCGACTTTCGAGCACCACTTCATCTTCAATAGACCCGCTAGAGGGAAATGGGACACAATGAAAAACGCAAGAACAACGGCGGAGCATTTCATTCCCACGTGCTTGCGTGGGATGTACTACACAGTCTCAGCTTTGTCTTCATGCTAATGCTCGCTCATGCTTAATTAGCCAGAACAATGTACCAACTGCTCGGGCATTAAATCGGCAGAGCATACAGACTCAAATTATGGGTTATGTCTAGTGACGACGTTCACACAGTCTGCCCCCTGTCAATgtagtttcagtggattccctcccacattggtatctcaggaaacgaaaaagctgacgcgcttgcatacgcagcgctctatcatcctcccaaaatcaaggctccaaagagtaatcaagtgcaaaaatctgacattcgaattcactttgcgtcgctttgggttccaccgcatatgccctgcgtaaccaagagattgcaccgagaggaagcctcacttctatatcgaataaggacaggatctgctaatacaccggcctggttattaaaacggggcgaatcaattctccgaactgtacgacaTGCAACAAGACAGGAGACactgagcactttttgtggtcctgccagcaattccaagatgaaagagacactctcctgaagaatctgcaaaacaaggaccttccgcatgcgcgcatgcaacaccttatatttcccgagggatcagttatagcccgcaaagaaacttcacgtctcctcatcgaattcttaagagagactggtttgatggacatatggtgaaacccttcagcggtattgtgcgagacgctcgggcggagcaattgccggccttgttcgccaggctaaacccgcctgttgctacaattcaccccCACCACCACCCGTCAATGTTCGTTCATTCTGTGGGAAGAAAGTGGCTAATTCGAGCTCGGTTCATTAGACGTTTTGAGTAATTTGAACACACTGGAAATACCGGCGAGAAGCCATACACTGCTACGGACCGAATTAACTGGTTTATTTCGAACGTGAAAGCTTCTTATTTAGGATAATTTGACGGCCCCTCACTCTGCGCCACAGTAGTTATTAAACACTTCAAAACTGGAAATCATTTCAGCAGTCTGGGCTACTGGTTCCCTAGGCCACAATGCATTGACGGTAGCGACTTCTCCTGCAGTAATGATGACGAGTTGAGCTGTGCCCAGGGCGATGTCTCTTTTGACAATTTTGTTAGCAGCTGCCATAGTATTTAGTCCTTTGGGAAACCGACCAACGACGACGTGTATGGGTATTCTATTACTGTGTTGGAGTACTCTGTCGATAGCGAAACAGTTGAGGCAGTACAAGATATTTGAATCCCGTTAATCTTTCCGCGTTTTGTTATTTCGAGCTTTTGAATAATTAAACCTCACGTTGTCGTGTCGCAAGTATCTACGAGTACTTAACGGGAGTAGAAAGTAATGAAAATGACTTGCAATCTGTGATGAAGGTTCACAGTAACGTGCTGTAAAGGCTTACAAAGTGGCATGTAAGTGTCAACCACCATCACAGCAGCATCTCAGCGCCAGCACAACGCATACTGCCACTCTTTTGCGGAAACTCTGTTTGCTTTATCAAAGTTCAGGGTCAGACAGAACTGGACTTTTTTGCCCTGGAATTCAGGCAAACATTATTAGCACTCTGCTTCTCTGAGGATGTCGATGTCCAACACCACAACAAGCTTAATTTAGCCATTTAACAGGCTGTGATAAGACAGCCTCTCGGGTGAGTACATTGTGGAACTTAAACGCGTGTTCAGTTTTCTCGATATTCTTTCGAGTGCCATTACAATATTTTGCCGGCATAGAAGTCTCCAAATTTTACTTGACCAAGCGGATTCATCCGTATGTTGCCTGTAATGCATTTCGATAAGAGCAGTGAGAAAGTTTGATTGCAAGATATAGTTCCCGTAGTGCCATTCATAGCACAATGGAGTTTAGTTGAATCTCTCCACTTGTCAAAGTATGACAGCGCAATACATTGTGAGCAAAGTTGTCTACCTCATTGCTTATAAAAATTACGCGCCTAACTTCTTGTCGTTGGCTTTTTTCTCTCGTAACAGACCACGCAGATTTCTGTCTTCTCAATCATTCGAGCACTTTGGTTCTCACCTTTTACATTCGTGGAGGTGAGCAATAAGAACAGCGCGAAGCTCCAAATCGCAGCAGGCTTCGACATCATCTTCGTAGCGATAATTCTGCAAGCGCATTGGTTTCTTCCTTCGATACCTGTAAAGTGGCAGATGATAGAAAGCTCCCCAATGGGCCAGCCTTTGGCGAAAGCTTGCGCAAGCCTTTCTGATCGGCTGGTGTTTGCCACTCGGGTTCCCTTTAAAAGTTTTTTTCCGCGCTTGAGTTTTAGTGAGTTGTTTACGGCACGGGCTGCCACAGAAACTGTCATGTCCGCCATATAACCGCTGTTTACTTTGGCACGTGGCCACGGCGCCCATGCCTTGTAGCTACGTCCTTTGCCCTTCGTTGTCGATCGCGACGACAGCTGAATGCAATACATGGCTGTGTAGCCCGCGTCGCGTCAGTTTTCAACGACAAAAAGGAGAGCGTCGCATAGCTCCGCCGCTGTCGCGCAAGTCTGCGATGCTTGAAGTTTCCGTGCCCACTGTTTGCGGCCTTGTAAGAGTGGAACAGGCCGTTGTTTGCGCCGCAAGTGCAAGTTACTATTAATAGTATGAAAAATCTGAGAAGGTCCGCTTGTCCCGCTGCTCAGTCTAGGCAAATCTTTCCTGGACATAGCGTCTTATCGCCCCCTTAGCACTGCGCAATCACCTGGgtaaggtgatggagaggatcgGGATGACTCATCGGGAGCCCTAGAGACATACGCTGACGCTTTGGCTGGGTTTCGGAGCGGGCGGACCTCTATAGACAGCGTAAAGAACCTTGCTTTGTCTGTACAACGTTATTGTATAGGCGCATACGATAATGTTAATGATCTTGTTTTATCTGCACATCATTATAGTAATAGCGCATACGATAATATAACACATGAAGTCATCCTCgaaacatgggggggggggggggggggttgttggatctggaggccACTTCTACTGGTTGATACAGAGAAAATTGAAGTAGAGATCGTTCTTCAGGCAATGGCAGGGGACGGTGCAAAACTGCGTCATTGCAACAGTCATGAAGTGCCCCTTGGGGAAATCTTGAGCCCCACACTCTTTAACCTTGCGGCCATCGGCTTTGTTGATGCACTTCTTTGGTCTCTTCAAGTATAGATATATGCAGGCTATGTCTGCATCtgggcatctggggttacgtttTTCCACGTGCGTGCGAAGTTTCAGAAAGCGGCCACAGTGACGTCTGAGTACCCCCGAGGAAGAGGACTGGAGCTTTCATCTTAGAAGTGCTGGCTGCTTGCCTTCACACGAGAGACGATGATACCATAGGTCATCAGAATTAATGGGCAGGCGATCAGTTATGAGAAGACTCACCGCCTTCTGGGGGTAATAATGGATCGTGGCGGGTGCTGGAGTGCTCGCATCTCTTATTTGAAACAGAGGCTCGCCATGATCACCTACGTCTTAAgctttcttgcggaaaagttgtGGAGTGCCTCTCTACAGCAGGGCTTTAACCATACACCGTACTGTTCCTGGGTTTCCTAGGCTACAGCTTGTCTGTGATGGGCGGAAATTGCAAAACGAACATTCATGCGGTCCAGTCGCTCCAAGCTCAATTTCCGAGACTATGGCTTGGCTTTCCGAGCTGTGCATCTTCGGCGGCGACTGTGGCCATCGCGCACGATCGCACAATCACGACATACATAAGCGTCGGCGTTTTAAGGACGCACATCAGATCTCTAAAACGAAAGTGTTCGAATGAATTGCCCGCGAAGCCCTTCAGAATGTGTCCAACCTTGCTGATATTGGCCATGACAACGGTTATCGACCTGTTATCCTGCACAAAGCCATCCTGAATGTACGACATGTGTGACCCCTCCAACGTCCGAGCACAGGATGTACTACAGTTTCGCAGACAATTGACAACCAACAGGCTTTCTTAACTAGTCAGTGAGCGTCTGTTTGCGTAAGCGCCAGTTTGTGAGATCATTCTCCTGAGCCCCGTAGCGCACGCTGGCGCCGTCCCTCGTAAGCAGGAACTGACATTCACCAACGTCAGCGTAACTTCATATCTGTTTTGATTGATATCACTCGTGATGTTGCTCGCTATTAGCTACACAGCTGTAACGTCGATGTTTCAGTTTTCTTGAA
Above is a genomic segment from Dermacentor andersoni chromosome 8, qqDerAnde1_hic_scaffold, whole genome shotgun sequence containing:
- the LOC126525704 gene encoding uncharacterized protein, producing the protein MMSKPAAIWSFALFLLLTSTNVKGQCTETQLPNVLALGTCLGLTPDYCLDRPENATVEVIRIFTCVFRMMPQVTGPIQALFYLRALTAGVLSRAQSDVNPIAVANMLCNPFGLPLFRCDNGLPGTVTCGPPVNISLPTSFGISECINSSRLVCLEGETLRNDTMTELIDFLACLLRRSPGDGGTLAGRLACTLAQLVQLSAQQFSAAFPLPLLAAGIQMSANRLSTELAMRARCF